Sequence from the Thermocoleostomius sinensis A174 genome:
TTACCCGCAACACTGGATGCATTTATGCGCTGTGCGACGAGGTGTCCAAAGTTATCCTTGAGTGTCAATCAAAAATGCAATGACGACTCGAAAGTTGGGCAAGCCTTGCGGATACATTTCCGATCGCCACTGTTACCCACAACCTAGTCATTTTCATCGACAGTATCGAGCTACCCGTCCTGTATTTTCCTTTACTCCTGGAAGCTTCAGTTCTTTTTATTTTACTTTGCCTCACTCTAATTCCATCCCAGGACTCCGCTGGACTGATCGCCCCTGAGTCTTCTGCGCTCCCTGAGAACCTTCTCCAATCGCTGCACCGCCTTCATCACCGTCGATCGCACATACTGGCTCATCGGGGGCAACGGTACTTTGTTAACATGCACCTGATGCTATAAATAGGGACTTTGATGCAGGATACCCACCACTTCTTTCGGTGAGTACCCTACTTTCAGTGCTGCCAGTGCGACGGTATCATCCAGCTTAATGGCCGCCCAATTATTCTGAGCAAAGCGTTGATAGAGCATGGTGTAGTCGAGATAGCTTCACCGATGACTCGTCTTGCCTACTCCAGATATTGCTGTCGCGCCTGCTTGCCTGCTTCGTTTTCCGGTTCTTTCGGTTTTGCTGCCATAGGAAGTGCGTTTAACAGGAATAATTAAGAGGAATCAGTTAGAGAACGAAGTTAAGCGGCGATCGTGGCATCATTCAACAACGTTCCCAGCAGAGCATCCTCATCAAAATCCACCCCTTCGGATTCCTCAAACGCATCGTGAGAAGGGCGTTGCGTACTGTTTTTTTGTGGGGGGGGGAGGGAGTGGAAGATTACTAGCCACCATTGGTATTCCTCCTGTGGCAACCATCTGCTGAAACGCTTCTGCTACTGCTTGTTGGATCTCTTGCTTCAAATCCACTGTTGAGGTCAAGGCTTGAACCCTGGCTTGAATTGTTGTGGTTGTTAGGGCGATCGCCGGTTTTGCATCATTGACGACAGCCAGGATTCGAGGCGTATTGCGATGATTCCGGGGGGGATAAGCCGGTACAGCCACCACTCCAGCATAGAGACAGCCAAAAAAGGCGGCTAAGTAATCTAAGCTAGGCGGGTAGAGGAGCAGTGCCCGTTCCCCTGTTAAGCCTTGCGCCTGGAGTTGAGCTGCGATCGCTCGACTTCGGCAATCCAACTCACGATAAGTCCAGCGTGCTGCCTCAGTTTCTCCATCTTGCAGGAATACGAACGCGACTTGTTCTGGTTGGTGCAGCGATCGATAACTTAAAAGATCCACCAATGTGAAACATTCCTTGGCAAGCACCAAGAAATCATCATTACAACGAATCATTATTGGAATTCTCTCTTACTACTCTCTAATGACTCAAAATGATAAAAAATGACTCAAAAAAGTATTAACACGAACAATAAGATGTTCCGTAACAGGGATTCCTCGAACAAACAAGAAGCGAAAACCAAAAGCTCATGCTCTGCACTGCGTAAGATAACCAATTAGAAGGGATGGACAAAAGTCCTCCCCTGACTCACTCACCAAATATTCATCTATAGAAACCTAAAAACGAAGCAGTTATAAAACGACTGCTTATCCTAACTCCATCAGACGCTTATGAAGATTTTTCACATCTCAACACGACCGTCGAGCTTGGGGCAAACCAAAATGCAACAAATTCACTCTAAAAACGGATCTCACTTTGATGTTGGGAAATATCCACCCATCCTAAGCGAGAAAGCTTAACCTGGAACATACGCCGATGAGCCAAATTTGCTCCCAACTGCAAGCGGGTGAATAGAGTTATCAACTAGCCACGTTTTGGATGGTAGCCCTAAAGTAAATTTTTGCAAGTAGTTTGCTAGCTTATGGGTATTCCTCTACCTAGATAGAACGGTTAAAACCCTGAATTAGCAATAGAAGCGCATGATAAAACGCTTGGAGAACCCATGAACATTTACTTTCTCTTAATAGGAAAACTTTCATTAAATTTGAATACTTGCTTGTTAGAATCCCTACCCTTGAACCAATTCTTGATTGACACGGTTGCTTCAGTGATGGCTAGGCAACTCCAAGCTGAACGACACAAACGATAAGCGATCTATTCTTGACAAGGATTCTTAATAAGCTTAGGCTTGACGACAAACGCCATTGATTGGCTTGGGGTATGGGGGTATGACAGTATTGCCTACGTCCTATGAGTTGGAGCAAGGATGGCAGGAAAGTAGACATCGTAGTAAAGCTGTCTGGCATGGGGATGAGATTGAACAAATCGAATCCTGCCCTTCTTGGTTGGGAAACGGACAGCGACGATCGTTCTGTTTAAGCAACTCATTGTGGATTGAAATTAGGGATGAAAGTTATCAATCTGATTGGTCGTTGCAACGCCATCATGACGACCAGTTTCCGCTAACGGCTAAGTTCTATTTGGCAGGTTGTTCACGTGTACAGACACGCGGCATTGGCGATGAATATGTCGAGCAAGCGGGGCAAAATTATCTGTATTGCTTACCCGATACGGAAGAAGTTGAAACCTACTGTGGTTATGAACAATTACATTTTGTGATGATTTGGTTGTCGCCCAGCCGCTTGAGGTCACTTGGCACTCAATACCGTGCGTCTTTTGCACCTGAATTGCAGCAGTTTTTAGAAGATGAAACGCGACCCTTTTTTCACCATTCGTTGGGGCAAAATACTCCTGAAATGCAGCAGGTGTTGCAGCAATTGTTGCACTGCCCATATCAAGGCGTTACCCGATCGCTCTATCTGGAAAGTCAAGCCTTAGAGCTACTCTCGCTGCAATTTGCCCAGTGGCTAGAACAAGACCAAGCTGATGCTCCCATGCTCGTACTGCGATCGGATGATGTGGAACGCATTCACCATGCCAGAGCCATTTTGACCGAGAACTTAACCCATCCACCGTCGATCGTAGAACTGGCGCGGCGGGTGGGGGTGAATGACTATAAGCTCAAGCAAGGGTTTCGGCAGGTCTTTCAGACAACGCCCTTTGGCTATCTACGAGAGCAACGCTTAGAGTTGGCGCGGCAATTGTTAAGGGAAACCGATCGATCGGTGGAGGAAGTGGCAAGTGCAGTGGGGTATCAAAGCCGGAGTAGCTTTACTGCTGCATTTCGTCGCCAGTTTGGTACTAGCCCCAAGGGATGGCAACGGCAGATGAACCGCAGAATTATTTAAATCCTTCAAAAAAATCCATCTCGAAGACAAAAAAATCCGCATCGAAGACAAAAATGCTATCGATAGCTACCCTCTTTGTCGTAGTGTTTATTGAGAATATTTACCATCTGAGTGTCGTGAGTGACTGATATGCCACAGGGAAAGATGGTGACAACCGTTGCAGCTGATAAGTGTTATGTGAGGAACGTATGAACAATAGGCGATCGCTCAGTTGGTTGATCAGTGGGGTGTTGCCGTTGCTGATGTTGGCTCTTCCTGCTGGGGCAGAAACTGCGGTGCGGGCAGATCAGGAGGAAGAAGCGGGGATGTCCTTGGTTCCTCGTCCTTTGTCTTTGGGAGCAGAAAATGCAGTATCGACGGAGCAAGCGCAAGAGGTTGGAACGTCCTGGGTCTTCAGTCCTGGGTCTTTGGAAGAACCCCAAGTCCAAGCGACGAATGCTCACTCCTCAATGACCCATGCTCCAGAACAACTGCCCAACGCCCCCATTCCTCAACTCAGTGACCTCGACCACCCTGCAACAACGGTAGACGAGTGGATGCAGCAAATCGCTCAGGCGATCGTGCAGGTTACAGGAGTGCAGGTCAACCCCACTGATACCGGAGTCGAAGTAATTCTGGAAACCGCAGAGGGGCAACTGGCGGCTCCGGTCACTTCAGTGGTGGGCAATGCGCTGATTGCTGATATTCCCAATGCGGTGTTGGCACTGCCAGAGGGTGAGGAGTTTCAGGCGGCAAGTCCAGCCGAGGGGATTGCGCTGGTTTCGGTGACACCCAGGGCAGATGGAATTCGAGTCGCGATTACGGGCAGTGATGCGCCGCCTGTCGCAGAGTTAAGAACGGAAACACAAGGCTTGGTGTTGAGTGTGACTCCGGGAACAGAGATTATTGGAACAGAGGATGATGCGATTCAGGTGATCGTGACCGGAGAACAGGATGAGGGATACAATCCGTCGAGGGCAACTACTGCAACCCGGACGGACATTCCCCTACGCGATATTCCACAATCGATCCAAGTTGTGCCTCGGCAGGTGATTGAAGATCAGCAGGCGCAAGATATTGATGAAATTGTGCGAAATGTCAGTGGAGTGAACCTGTCAAATTCGGCGGGAGGGATTGCCGAAATCTTTAATATCCGGGGATTTGAAGGCACCGTCCTGAGAGATAGTTTTAGAAGAGGTGTGCCTTTTGAACTGTTAGACACCACCAATATTGAGCGGGTTGAAGTGCTCAAAGGTCCCTCATCGGTTTTATTTGGACAACTTGAACCGGGTGGAATCATCAACGTCATCACACTGGAACCTCTGGCAGATCCCTTTTATTCGGTTCAATTTCAGGTTGGTAACTACGAATTTTATCGTCCCTCACTCGATTTCTCTGGTCCTTTAAATGACGATCGCAGTCTACGCTATCGTTTGAGTGCTTCTTATCTCAGTTCAGGTAGCTTTAGAGACTTTACCGATAGTGAACGGTACTTCGTTGCGCCGGTATTGGCTTGGGATATTAGTGACAACACCCGAATCTTGCTCAATGCAGAGTTCTTAAATGATACTCGACCCCGCGATCGAGGGTTGGTTGCCATTGGCACGGGAGTAGCCGATATTCCGATTAACCGACGATTGGGAGAACCCTTTGATGAGGACAATGTTGAGCAGTGGCGAGCCGGACTGCGGTTTGAGCATGACTTCAACGAGGATTGGTCGATTCGGAGTGCTTTTCAATTCACTTCCCGAAATACAGACTCATTAAACACTGAAACCTATAGTCTGGATGAAGCAACAGGAGAGGGAAGCGATCGGTTTTTTAGACAGCAACTCGGTAGACTTGAAGAGTCCTACGCCTTGCAGACCGATTTGACAGGCAGTTTTACAACGTGGGGAATTTCACACGACGTTCTATTTGGAGTAGAGCTTTCTCGGATTACCTCCCGCATTCCCGATTTCTTTCAGCAGACTGCACCCATCAACATCTTCGATCCAGACTACGTAGAAGGTCCTAGACCTAGACTAACGGTTGCTGAATCAGATTTTGCCGATGATTTTCTTGATACTACAAACAACATCGGCATCTATCTACAAGATTTAATCAGCTTCACAGACAACCTCAAGTTGCTGATTGGAGGACGCTTTGATTTCATTGATTATGAATCGATCAACCTCCTAGCCGCAGAAACAACGAGCTTATATGATGATGCGTTCAGCCCCAGAGTTGGAATTGTTTATCAACCCATCGAAACGGTTTCCCTTTACGCGAGCTATACCCGTTCCTTTACCCCCAATCTTTTTTCCAGAACCGTTGATGACTCCCGACTTGATCCAGAACGGGGAACTCAATATGAAATTGGTGTCAGAAGCGAATTCTTGGATGGCAGGTTATCAGCAACGCTCGCTGCATACCAAATTACAAAATCTAATGTAGCCGTTGATGATCCAGACAATCCAAACTTTTCAATTCAAACCGGAGAACAAAGAAGTCGTGGTGTTGAATTGGACATCGCTGGAGAAATCCTCGATGGTTGGAATGTAATTGCTTCCTATGCCTACACGGATGCGATCATTAGCAGAGATACGAGTCCGCTAGAAGGAAATCAACTGAGGGGTGTTCCTGAACATAGTGCGAGTTTATGGACAACCTATGAAATTCAGGAGGGAGATTTACAGGGACTAGGATTTGGGATTGGAGCCTTCTTTTCTGATAGTCGTCAAGGCGATTTTGGTAATACTTTTCGATTGCCTGGCTTTGTCAGAACTGATGCTGCATTGTATTACCGTAGACCCAGTTTTCAGGTGGCTCTCAATATCAAAAATTTGTTTGATGTTCGATATTTTGAGGCAAGCAATTCTCGCGTTGCGATCGATCCGGGTTTGCCCTTGACAGTGATCGGAACCTTATCCATTAATTTTTGAGCTAGGGAGTATGACGGTTAAAAAAAATCGGTTGGGACAATGGTTGTTGATCACAGGACTCATCAGTCTGCTGACGATCGCTTGTGGCGAAAATCTCTCTTCAGATTCATCAACCAGAGAGATGCCTGCATCAAGTTCAACTCAGTTAGTGAGCCATGCCCTTGGCGAAACCAGAATTCCTACTGAGCCGCAGCGAATTGTCGTTCTCCATGACACTATCATTCTTGATCCTGTTATTGCTCTGGGTATTAAACCGATCGCTGCAACCACCTATGCATCTGAGGAAGGAATTGTATTTCGAGGATTAACATCTGAACAATCTGAAGGAATTGAAATCCTTGGAAGTATGGAGCAACCAAACCTAGAAAAAATGGCTGCACTTCATCCCGACTTAATTTTTGCTACCCATCATTTGCATCATCAAATTTACAGCCCACTCTCGTCCATTGCACCGACCGTAGTGATTGATCATAATCAGTTTGATTCTTTCAAAGATAGGTTTCGCTACATTGCGGAAGTTCTTGGAAAAAGCGATCAAGCTAATCAAGTTTTAACTCAGTATCAAACGAGAGTTGAGCAGCTCAGGCAAGCAATAGGGGATCAACTCAATGAAGTTCAAGTGTCCGTAATTCACGTCTATGGTGAACCCCTCTCAACGCCGGATGCAACTCATCATATTAGTCAAATTTTTTCGGATATTGGTTTGCAGCGACCCCCGAGCCAAGAAGGGCTGCTTCAAGAGAAGAACTTTAGTTTAGAGGTATTACCAGAACACGATGCGGATATTCTGTTTATTGTTAAATATCCCAGTTCTAAAGTTGAAACGATTCTTAGTAACCCCATTTGGCAGCAACTTAATGCGGTGCAAACTGGTCAGGTTTATGAAGTGTCACCTGAAAGATGGGGAGGTGCTGGAGGACCAATTGTTGCTAACCTAATTCTTGATGACCTATTTCAATATTTGGTAGACAATTCTGATGGCTAAAAGCAGTGAATCAATACGCACAGACTTTTCTCGAATTGTTATGAGAATGAGAAATATGGCGCAAACAGCTTTCACTGGTCTGACTATCCAAAACGAGAGGTATTTATGACAGCTAATACGCTGGAACGCGATTGTCGTTTTTGCTCCGTGATTTCCAAAACCAATGGCGAAGACCCGATCGGGTCTGCTGGAACTTATGAGCCTTGGCTTATCGCTGAGATTCCTCAACCTTGGGACGATACCATCTGGACAGACCATCCGATCGTCGCGCCTGCCAGTCAATTAGTAGAAACCCTTGAGGAAGATCAGGGGATGCAAATCAGATCATTGATGATCGCCCCCGATCGAGAATACTCCCAACCTGGAAAAACATTGAGCCGATCAGCATCCCCGTCAATTCGTTCGATCAATACGCCTGGTGGCTGCTGGTGATGAAAGGACGTGTCCAGCCGCAGGCAGTGGAGGGCAAGGTGCGATCGCAACTGATTGGTTGCTCGTAGCCCAATGTCCGCAGCCAGATAGCTTTCCGCAATAGAGAGGAGTTGAATCGCAACGGCAATGCCGAGAAAAAGTACCCAAAATTGAAGTAAGGTTGTGATTGATCCACCTGCGATCGCTGTATCAATGAACCTTGCCAATAGCCGAGGATTGAGCAACTGTAGCCCTGTCCCTCCTAGCAAGATCACCAGTAGCACAAGAACCCGCAACCACTGAGGTTTCAAGTACTGCATCAGAACAGTCTGATATTGATGCCAACGGATTTGCATAATTTTGCATGACTAATAGGCGAACGGAGCGGCGGGTAATGCTGGCAGCATCAGCAGGTTGACAAACTGTCTCACAATATCGGTTAATAATTAACGGTTAGGCTAAATAGCACTCTTCTCAACAAGCCTACTAGAAAATTAGAGTCCAATTTCTTGATATTTACCTTTCCATGCTGGTGCAATCGTAACAATCACCCGACTGAGAATAATGTGAGCGAATGACGGTAAGTGAATGCCATTGAGCGTGAGCTTTCAGTTGTCACTGAGTCTGAAAAATATGCAACATTTAATATTCATAGGACGATCGCTCGATCGATCAAATCGATCAAAGAAAGTTCGCTTGCGCCTGATTTCGATTTTCCTAAGCTTGCTTATTGTGCTGATGAGTGGAATCTTCAAACCCAGCATCAGCACAACGACAACTGAAATCCTCTGGGATACCTATAGAGTTCCCCATATTTTTGCCAACAATAATAAACAACTTTTTCATGCATTTGGATGAGCACAAGCGAAAAGTCATGGGAACCTCATCTTAAGGTTATACGGACAGTCACGAGGACGTGCTGCCGAATACTGAGGTGAAGATTATCTGGAATCCGAACCAGATATTTCGGATGGACACACACCATTAATACCCACGACGGCTGGGATGCTTATGAACTCACCTTAACGGCAGGCGGCTATCAGTTTGATGAATCAGTGCGAGCATTAGCAGACTGAACAAATGCTCAAAGTGCGGCAGGCGGATGGCACTCTGCGCTCAGAGACTTTACCAGTAAGACGATCGGTTCATGGCCCAGTCGTCGCAGAGCACAATGGCAAAGCTCTGGCATTTCGCAGAGTAGCAAGGTGAAGAATTCGCCCAGCGTGCTGCTGAGGTTTTAGCAACATGGGATTGTCAAACTAATGCTGATAGTCGGGGAGCCATACTGTTTGCTGCCTGGGCTGAAGCAATGGACTTCTCCAACCTATTTGCCATTCCCTGGGATGAAACGGCACCCTTCACCACTCCCGATGGTTTAGCTAATCCCGCTCAGGCAATCGCGGTACTAGAAACAGTGGCAGCCGAGGTTGAAGCTCAGTATGACTCATTCAATGTTTCCTGGGGCGACGTTTTTCGGCTGCGGATGGGTGAGGTTGATTTCCCTGCGAATGGTGGACCTGGTTATCTAGGAATTTTCCAGGTGCTGAGTTTTGCTCCCGATGCAGACGATCGCTTTCGAGCCGTTCATGGAGACAGCCACATTGCGGCGATCGAATTTGCTGATCCGGTACGAGCAATGGTTTTGACCAGTTACGGCAATGCGACTCAACCCCATTCCCCTCATAGTGGCGATCAGCTAGAACTGTCTGCCCGCAAAGAACTACGCCCCGTATGGCGATCGCGTCCAGAAATCAAGGCTCACCTTGCAGCACGGGAAACCGTTTGAGGACTGAAGGGTTAGGAATCTGCAATAAAAGGGCATCCCAGTCTTGGAAGAAATCTGCTGTAAGGGCGCATAGCCATGCGTACCCCATCGGGTACGTTAGTTTTCCGCATATCCCTTACCCTTCAATTTCTGCACCGTGAGATGTTTCCTGGCAACTTGACTGACACATCATCAAAGCTCTAGAACAGAGCTTCCCTGGCTGGACCTTGATTTATCTGGGTTTAAGAACGGAGAGAGAGGGATTCGAACCCTCGTTACCCTTACGAGTAAACAGCATTTCCAGTGCTGCGCCTTCAACCACTCGGCCATCTCTCCCTAAGCTTTGAGCCAATGTCTACCACTAGTCACAGAATTATTACTCTAGCAGAATTTGCATCACTTCGGAAGTCCTTGTAAAGTGTTTTTGTGCAAGGCTCCACCTCCTACTATCATAGGCGTTAAGGAGTTCAATCTGTAACAATTGTCATTTTGCTATTCGTGGCTTTTCTAACCATTTAACCCGTGACCAGATCCATGCCCCAGGTTTACACTGTTCAAATTCACGATCGCCAGCACAATACCCACTACACTGTTCGAGTGCCAGATGATCGCTACATCTTAATGTCGGCCGAAAGCCAAGGGGTTGATCTGCCATTTGCGTGTCGCAATGGAGCCTGTACTACTTGCGCAGTGCGCGTGATTGCGGGTGAGTTACGTCAACCAGAAGCAGTGGGCTTATCTCCTAAGTTGCGAGAACAGGGCTATGCATTGTTATGTGTTAGCTATGCTTGTTCTGATCTAGTTGTGGAGACTCAGGATGAAGATGAAGTTTATGAACTGCAATTTGGTCAATATTTTGGCAAAGGCAAGGTCAGGCGCGGTTTGCCACTGGACGAGGAGTAACGAATAGAGGATGAAAACAAGGATTGAAGAGATGAAGACTAACGGATAAAACCGGGAATTTTAGTGTTTAGTTTTTCCTGTTTTTACCGTTATGAAACTTAATTTTTTCAGATTGTTTGCGCTTTGTGGGTTAGTGGGTTGCTGTTTGTGCATTGTGGGTTGTCAACGGACTATTATGCCAACCGGAGACTGGGTACAGGTGACGCGGGTTGTTAGCGGTCAAACGATCGAAGTGTTGGATTCTACTGGA
This genomic interval carries:
- a CDS encoding helix-turn-helix domain-containing protein; its protein translation is MTVLPTSYELEQGWQESRHRSKAVWHGDEIEQIESCPSWLGNGQRRSFCLSNSLWIEIRDESYQSDWSLQRHHDDQFPLTAKFYLAGCSRVQTRGIGDEYVEQAGQNYLYCLPDTEEVETYCGYEQLHFVMIWLSPSRLRSLGTQYRASFAPELQQFLEDETRPFFHHSLGQNTPEMQQVLQQLLHCPYQGVTRSLYLESQALELLSLQFAQWLEQDQADAPMLVLRSDDVERIHHARAILTENLTHPPSIVELARRVGVNDYKLKQGFRQVFQTTPFGYLREQRLELARQLLRETDRSVEEVASAVGYQSRSSFTAAFRRQFGTSPKGWQRQMNRRII
- a CDS encoding ABC transporter transmembrane domain-containing protein is translated as MQIRWHQYQTVLMQYLKPQWLRVLVLLVILLGGTGLQLLNPRLLARFIDTAIAGGSITTLLQFWVLFLGIAVAIQLLSIAESYLAADIGLRATNQLRSHLALHCLRLDTSFHHQQPPGVLIERIDGDADRLNVFPGWEYSRSGAIINDLICIP
- a CDS encoding TonB-dependent receptor, which produces MNNRRSLSWLISGVLPLLMLALPAGAETAVRADQEEEAGMSLVPRPLSLGAENAVSTEQAQEVGTSWVFSPGSLEEPQVQATNAHSSMTHAPEQLPNAPIPQLSDLDHPATTVDEWMQQIAQAIVQVTGVQVNPTDTGVEVILETAEGQLAAPVTSVVGNALIADIPNAVLALPEGEEFQAASPAEGIALVSVTPRADGIRVAITGSDAPPVAELRTETQGLVLSVTPGTEIIGTEDDAIQVIVTGEQDEGYNPSRATTATRTDIPLRDIPQSIQVVPRQVIEDQQAQDIDEIVRNVSGVNLSNSAGGIAEIFNIRGFEGTVLRDSFRRGVPFELLDTTNIERVEVLKGPSSVLFGQLEPGGIINVITLEPLADPFYSVQFQVGNYEFYRPSLDFSGPLNDDRSLRYRLSASYLSSGSFRDFTDSERYFVAPVLAWDISDNTRILLNAEFLNDTRPRDRGLVAIGTGVADIPINRRLGEPFDEDNVEQWRAGLRFEHDFNEDWSIRSAFQFTSRNTDSLNTETYSLDEATGEGSDRFFRQQLGRLEESYALQTDLTGSFTTWGISHDVLFGVELSRITSRIPDFFQQTAPINIFDPDYVEGPRPRLTVAESDFADDFLDTTNNIGIYLQDLISFTDNLKLLIGGRFDFIDYESINLLAAETTSLYDDAFSPRVGIVYQPIETVSLYASYTRSFTPNLFSRTVDDSRLDPERGTQYEIGVRSEFLDGRLSATLAAYQITKSNVAVDDPDNPNFSIQTGEQRSRGVELDIAGEILDGWNVIASYAYTDAIISRDTSPLEGNQLRGVPEHSASLWTTYEIQEGDLQGLGFGIGAFFSDSRQGDFGNTFRLPGFVRTDAALYYRRPSFQVALNIKNLFDVRYFEASNSRVAIDPGLPLTVIGTLSINF
- a CDS encoding ABC transporter substrate-binding protein, which produces MTVKKNRLGQWLLITGLISLLTIACGENLSSDSSTREMPASSSTQLVSHALGETRIPTEPQRIVVLHDTIILDPVIALGIKPIAATTYASEEGIVFRGLTSEQSEGIEILGSMEQPNLEKMAALHPDLIFATHHLHHQIYSPLSSIAPTVVIDHNQFDSFKDRFRYIAEVLGKSDQANQVLTQYQTRVEQLRQAIGDQLNEVQVSVIHVYGEPLSTPDATHHISQIFSDIGLQRPPSQEGLLQEKNFSLEVLPEHDADILFIVKYPSSKVETILSNPIWQQLNAVQTGQVYEVSPERWGGAGGPIVANLILDDLFQYLVDNSDG
- a CDS encoding 2Fe-2S iron-sulfur cluster-binding protein is translated as MPQVYTVQIHDRQHNTHYTVRVPDDRYILMSAESQGVDLPFACRNGACTTCAVRVIAGELRQPEAVGLSPKLREQGYALLCVSYACSDLVVETQDEDEVYELQFGQYFGKGKVRRGLPLDEE